A DNA window from Gopherus evgoodei ecotype Sinaloan lineage chromosome 22, rGopEvg1_v1.p, whole genome shotgun sequence contains the following coding sequences:
- the BABAM1 gene encoding BRISC and BRCA1-A complex member 1 isoform X2 has translation MDTSEPVSAAEEEEEKATEQRPRTRSNPEGAEDRALSAQASVGNRSEGEGEAASADDSPQSAATPNGKDWQVPAQPTEFQVKTPRVNCPEKVIICLDLSEEMSLPKLESFNGSKTNALNISQKMIEMFVRTKHKIDKCHEFALVVVNNDATWLSGFTSDPREVCSCLYDLETVVCKSFNLEGLFNLIQQKIDLPVTENIQTIPPPYVVRTILVYSRPTCQPQFSMTEQMKKMLQCPYFFFDVVYIHNGAEEKEDETSWKEMYTFFSNLDTKGTNYKYEVSVTGPAVELHNCMAKLLAHPLQRPFQTHASYSLLEEEEPAEIEATV, from the exons ATGGACACCTCGGAGCCCGTGAGCGCagccgaggaggaggaggagaaggcgaCGGAGCAGAGGCCCAGAACCCGCTCCAACCCGGAGGGGGCCGAGGACCGAGCCTTGAGCGCGCAGGCCAGCGTGGGGAACCGCAgcgagggggaaggagaggcggCTAGTGCTGATGATAGCCCGCAGAGCGCTGCCACTCCCAATGGCAAAGACTGGCAGGTCCCGGCGCAGCCCACAGAGTTCCAGGTCAAGACACCCAGGGTGAACTGCCCCGAGAAAGTG ATCATCTGCTTAGACCTCTCTGAGGAAATGTCTCTGCCCAAACTAGAATCCTTTAACGG ATCCAAAACCAATGCTCTGAACATCTCCCAGAAGATGATTGAGATGTTTGTGAGGACGAAGCATAAAATCGACAAATGCCACGAGTTCGCTCTGGTGGTGGTGAACAATGATGCCACCTGG CTCTCCGGTTTCACCTCTGACCCCAGAGAAGTCTGCAGCTGCCTGTATGACCTGGAAACTGTGGTCTGCAAGTCGTTCA ATCTCGAAGGCCTCTTCAATCTCAT ACAGCAGAAGATTGACCTGCCGGTGACGGAGAACATCCAGACAATCCCACCTCCATATGTGGTCAGGACCATCCTGGTGTATAGCCGGCCGACCTGTCAGCCTCAGTTCTCCATGACAGAGCAGATGAAG AAAATGCTTCAGTGCCCTTATTTCTTTTTTGACGTGGTTTATATCCACAATGGTGCAGAGGAGAAAGAGGACGAGACAAGCTGGAAG GAGATGTACACTTTTTTCAGCAACCTGGACACCAAAGGCACCAATTACAAATATGAAGTGTCTGTGACAGGCCCTGCCGTGGAGCTGCACAACTGCATGGCTAAGCTCCTAGCCCATCCCCTCCAGAGGCCCTTCCAGACCCACGCCTCCTACAGCCTGCTCGAGGAAGAAGAGCCAGCAGAAATCGAAGCCACGGTGTAA
- the BABAM1 gene encoding BRISC and BRCA1-A complex member 1 isoform X1 translates to MDTSEPVSAAEEEEEKATEQRPRTRSNPEGAEDRALSAQASVGNRSEGEGEAASADDSPQSAATPNGKDWQVPAQPTEFQVKTPRVNCPEKVIICLDLSEEMSLPKLESFNGSKTNALNISQKMIEMFVRTKHKIDKCHEFALVVVNNDATWLSGFTSDPREVCSCLYDLETVVCKSFNLEGLFNLIQQKIDLPVTENIQTIPPPYVVRTILVYSRPTCQPQFSMTEQMKKMLQCPYFFFDVVYIHNGAEEKEDETSWKLPNGDACHGRHAGSILSMWPSDPQKRWQTFEEMYTFFSNLDTKGTNYKYEVSVTGPAVELHNCMAKLLAHPLQRPFQTHASYSLLEEEEPAEIEATV, encoded by the exons ATGGACACCTCGGAGCCCGTGAGCGCagccgaggaggaggaggagaaggcgaCGGAGCAGAGGCCCAGAACCCGCTCCAACCCGGAGGGGGCCGAGGACCGAGCCTTGAGCGCGCAGGCCAGCGTGGGGAACCGCAgcgagggggaaggagaggcggCTAGTGCTGATGATAGCCCGCAGAGCGCTGCCACTCCCAATGGCAAAGACTGGCAGGTCCCGGCGCAGCCCACAGAGTTCCAGGTCAAGACACCCAGGGTGAACTGCCCCGAGAAAGTG ATCATCTGCTTAGACCTCTCTGAGGAAATGTCTCTGCCCAAACTAGAATCCTTTAACGG ATCCAAAACCAATGCTCTGAACATCTCCCAGAAGATGATTGAGATGTTTGTGAGGACGAAGCATAAAATCGACAAATGCCACGAGTTCGCTCTGGTGGTGGTGAACAATGATGCCACCTGG CTCTCCGGTTTCACCTCTGACCCCAGAGAAGTCTGCAGCTGCCTGTATGACCTGGAAACTGTGGTCTGCAAGTCGTTCA ATCTCGAAGGCCTCTTCAATCTCAT ACAGCAGAAGATTGACCTGCCGGTGACGGAGAACATCCAGACAATCCCACCTCCATATGTGGTCAGGACCATCCTGGTGTATAGCCGGCCGACCTGTCAGCCTCAGTTCTCCATGACAGAGCAGATGAAG AAAATGCTTCAGTGCCCTTATTTCTTTTTTGACGTGGTTTATATCCACAATGGTGCAGAGGAGAAAGAGGACGAGACAAGCTGGAAG ctgcccaaTGGCGATGCCTGTCATGGCAGACATGCTGGCTCCATTCTGAGCATGTGGCCCAGCGATCCCCAGAAAAGATGGCAAACATTCGAG GAGATGTACACTTTTTTCAGCAACCTGGACACCAAAGGCACCAATTACAAATATGAAGTGTCTGTGACAGGCCCTGCCGTGGAGCTGCACAACTGCATGGCTAAGCTCCTAGCCCATCCCCTCCAGAGGCCCTTCCAGACCCACGCCTCCTACAGCCTGCTCGAGGAAGAAGAGCCAGCAGAAATCGAAGCCACGGTGTAA